A genome region from Nitrospira sp. includes the following:
- the nuoL gene encoding NADH-quinone oxidoreductase subunit L, which yields MLYTLIPFLPLFAFLIVGIGEQWIKDRAHLVAVPAMVGSFLLSLMALHDVATGQAINVPLYTWLTSGNLDVHIGISIDRLTAVMLILVTTVSTLVHIYTIGYMHGEPGYARFFAYIALFTFSMLMLVMADNLLQLFVFWEAVGLCSYLLIGHWYERASACAAATKAFLVNRVGDFGFILGLFLVWYSFGSLDFATVFAQADGLASKTTNLLGPFGGTWDVSVMTMICLLLFTGAVGKSAQVPLHVWLPDAMEGPTPISALIHAATMVTAGVFMVARLSPLYNLSPTAMTVVALVGGLTMMLGATIALTQTDIKRVVAYSTMSQLGYMVMACGLGAYSAGMYHLLTHGAFKALLFLGCGSVIIALHHEQDMRHMGGLKDKLPVTYWTFLIGSLALAGFPLTAGFFSKDDLLLSSWSSGPLGQVLTICGLLTAGLTAFYSFRLVFVTFWGKSRVDPHHAGHIHEPSITMTAPLMVLAVLSIVAGYLGIPEFLEPVFHGEGAAGHHEGSAAYGIMAVATLMGLTGIGAAYYLYVLNPGLPDRLARQWHAAYELSLNKWYIDEAYDRALVRPTLSAAQGLWKHVDVAIIDGAVNGVARAIAWGGWLIRLTQTGQTQHYALGMTLGAVVILTVYLLF from the coding sequence ATGCTCTATACGTTGATTCCATTTCTCCCCTTGTTCGCCTTTCTGATCGTCGGTATCGGCGAGCAGTGGATCAAGGACCGTGCCCACCTGGTGGCGGTTCCGGCGATGGTCGGTTCGTTTCTGCTCTCGCTGATGGCCTTGCACGACGTGGCCACCGGCCAAGCCATCAACGTGCCCCTCTATACCTGGCTGACCTCCGGCAATCTGGACGTTCACATCGGGATTTCGATCGATCGCCTGACCGCCGTCATGTTGATCCTGGTCACCACGGTCAGTACGTTGGTGCACATCTACACCATCGGCTACATGCATGGCGAACCGGGATACGCCCGCTTCTTTGCGTATATCGCCCTGTTCACCTTCTCCATGCTGATGCTGGTGATGGCGGACAATCTGCTCCAGCTGTTCGTGTTCTGGGAGGCGGTGGGACTCTGTTCCTACCTGCTGATCGGCCACTGGTATGAGCGGGCCAGTGCCTGCGCCGCCGCCACGAAGGCGTTCCTGGTCAATCGCGTCGGCGACTTCGGCTTCATCCTCGGCCTGTTCCTCGTGTGGTACTCCTTCGGCTCGCTCGATTTCGCCACGGTCTTCGCGCAAGCCGACGGTCTGGCTTCCAAGACCACGAATCTCCTTGGACCGTTCGGCGGCACCTGGGATGTCTCAGTCATGACCATGATCTGCCTCCTGCTCTTTACCGGGGCCGTGGGCAAATCGGCGCAGGTACCGCTGCATGTCTGGCTCCCCGATGCGATGGAAGGCCCGACGCCGATCTCCGCCTTGATCCATGCCGCCACCATGGTCACAGCCGGTGTCTTTATGGTCGCGCGCCTCTCGCCGCTCTATAACCTGTCTCCCACGGCCATGACTGTCGTGGCGTTGGTCGGCGGGCTGACCATGATGCTGGGCGCCACCATCGCCTTGACTCAGACCGATATCAAACGCGTGGTGGCCTATTCGACCATGAGCCAGCTGGGCTACATGGTGATGGCCTGCGGCTTGGGCGCCTACAGCGCGGGCATGTACCACCTGCTCACCCACGGCGCCTTCAAAGCCCTCCTCTTCCTCGGCTGCGGGTCGGTCATCATCGCCTTGCACCATGAACAGGACATGCGCCACATGGGCGGCTTGAAAGACAAGCTCCCCGTCACCTATTGGACCTTCCTCATCGGTTCACTCGCGTTGGCAGGATTCCCGCTCACCGCCGGATTCTTCAGCAAAGACGATCTGCTGCTCTCATCCTGGTCATCCGGTCCCTTGGGCCAGGTGCTCACGATCTGCGGGCTGCTGACGGCTGGATTAACCGCTTTCTATAGCTTCCGTCTGGTCTTCGTGACCTTCTGGGGAAAATCTCGCGTCGATCCGCACCACGCAGGCCATATCCACGAACCCTCAATCACGATGACCGCTCCCCTCATGGTACTAGCCGTATTGAGTATCGTCGCCGGATATCTGGGCATTCCGGAGTTTCTGGAACCGGTCTTCCATGGCGAAGGGGCAGCCGGTCATCATGAAGGGTCGGCCGCCTACGGCATCATGGCGGTCGCCACGTTGATGGGGCTCACGGGGATCGGGGCGGCGTATTATCTCTACGTGTTGAATCCCGGTTTGCCGGACCGGCTCGCGCGCCAATGGCACGCGGCATATGAGTTGTCGCTGAACAAGTGGTATATCGATGAAGCGTACGACCGCGCACTGGTCCGCCCGACCCTGTCGGCGGCGCAGGGGCTCTGGAAACATGTCGATGTTGCGATTATCGACGGGGCGGTCAACGGAGTCGCTCGCGCCATCGCCTGGGGCGGCTGGCTCATCCGATTGACACAGACCGGACAAACGCAACATTACGCGCTCGGCATGACGCTGGGGGCCGTGGTGATCCTAACGGTGTATTTGTTGTTCTAG
- the nuoK gene encoding NADH-quinone oxidoreductase subunit NuoK, whose protein sequence is MAVPLSYYLILSGFVFLTGVVGVLIRRNIIVILLSVELMLNATNINFVAFSEYFHNVAGQVFVFFALTVAAAEVAVGLAIIIALHRSNSSIYVDDLNLLKR, encoded by the coding sequence ATGGCTGTCCCGTTATCCTACTATTTGATCCTGAGCGGATTTGTGTTCCTCACGGGTGTGGTCGGGGTGCTGATCCGGCGCAACATCATTGTGATCCTGCTGTCGGTGGAGTTGATGCTGAATGCCACGAACATCAACTTCGTGGCCTTTTCGGAGTATTTTCACAATGTGGCAGGGCAGGTGTTCGTATTCTTCGCCTTGACCGTAGCGGCGGCTGAAGTGGCCGTGGGTCTGGCCATCATCATCGCCCTGCACCGGTCGAATTCATCCATTTACGTCGACGATCTGAACCTGTTGAAGCGATAG
- a CDS encoding NADH-quinone oxidoreductase subunit J yields MDHIFFFYFAAVIAGTSILVVALRNPVYSALSLLIMFFHVAGLYITLHAEFLAAVQIVVYAGAILVLYLFVVMLLSIKSEERYHNQLPVAGLLGVVLCTEVILLVIQSRTGAAAPAASDLVEGPGNTEMIGEALYSTYLFPFEVASLILLVAMIGAIILAKKDINEPVQ; encoded by the coding sequence ATGGATCATATTTTCTTCTTTTATTTTGCTGCAGTTATCGCCGGCACCTCCATACTGGTAGTCGCCTTGCGAAATCCGGTCTACAGCGCGTTGTCCCTCCTGATCATGTTTTTTCATGTGGCGGGACTCTACATCACCCTGCACGCGGAGTTCCTGGCAGCGGTGCAAATCGTCGTGTATGCCGGCGCGATCCTGGTGCTGTACCTCTTCGTGGTCATGTTACTGAGCATCAAGTCCGAGGAGCGGTACCACAACCAGCTTCCAGTGGCGGGATTGCTGGGGGTCGTGCTGTGTACCGAGGTGATTCTGCTGGTCATCCAGTCGCGGACCGGCGCTGCAGCCCCGGCGGCGTCCGACCTGGTCGAAGGGCCAGGCAACACCGAAATGATCGGAGAAGCCCTGTACTCGACCTATTTGTTCCCGTTCGAGGTCGCATCGCTGATTCTCCTGGTAGCTATGATCGGGGCGATCATCCTGGCGAAGAAAGACATCAATGAACCCGTGCAGTAA
- the nuoI gene encoding NADH-quinone oxidoreductase subunit NuoI gives MNVAVTTQPKRKSSFSDWLKTLIFYELLVGMKATLTHLLNYKPITLQYPHEKRLLPDNYRGMLALLRYDDGTEKCVGCDLCEAACPSRVIRVVSGEVPGEPTKRYSKEYYMDMTRCLFCGLCVDACPVDALSMTREFEWAVYDKRQLHLNKQQLLAIGDRSFPVREKRLELQHPNVAFFNVTFKHLPQKEN, from the coding sequence ATGAACGTCGCCGTCACAACACAGCCCAAACGGAAATCGTCGTTCAGCGATTGGCTGAAGACGCTGATCTTCTATGAGCTCTTGGTGGGCATGAAGGCGACGCTGACACATCTACTCAACTACAAGCCGATCACCCTGCAATACCCGCATGAGAAACGCCTGCTGCCCGACAACTATCGAGGCATGCTGGCCTTGCTGCGGTATGACGACGGGACGGAAAAATGTGTCGGCTGCGACCTGTGCGAAGCGGCCTGTCCTTCACGGGTCATCCGGGTCGTCAGCGGGGAAGTCCCCGGGGAACCGACCAAACGGTATTCCAAGGAATATTATATGGACATGACGCGCTGTCTCTTTTGCGGCCTCTGCGTCGACGCCTGTCCCGTAGATGCCCTGAGCATGACACGCGAGTTTGAATGGGCCGTGTACGATAAGCGCCAGCTGCACCTCAACAAGCAACAACTGCTCGCCATCGGCGACCGTTCGTTTCCCGTCCGGGAAAAACGCCTCGAGCTGCAGCATCCGAACGTGGCGTTTTTCAACGTGACCTTCAAGCATCTCCCGCAAAAGGAGAACTAG
- the nuoH gene encoding NADH-quinone oxidoreductase subunit NuoH — translation MEIGLRLAVSLAQIAAVMGVVMLTVMVLTLAERKVLGWMQDRMGPMEVGPYGVLQPIADGLKLFFKEDIIPAGANKFLFTLAPILALVPAMIGFAVIPFGPSLTIELFGMQIKPFVISDINIGILYILAFASIGAYGIILGGWSSNSKYSLLGGLRSAAQVISYELCVGLAIVGVILLSGSLSLVKITEAQAGGFWNWFVIAMPFPQIFAFVVYVISAVAETNRVPFDLPEAESELVAGFFTEYSGMRFAFFFIAEYANMILVSCVAAALFLGGWNAPYPGTILGHIGLDSLAWIENVVWFAAKVYFFLFLFFWLRATLPRLRYDQLMRFGWKVMLPIALGNIVLTAIAAYFFPR, via the coding sequence ATGGAAATCGGATTACGACTGGCGGTGTCGTTAGCTCAAATCGCCGCGGTAATGGGAGTGGTGATGCTGACCGTCATGGTCCTCACCCTCGCAGAGCGGAAAGTCCTTGGCTGGATGCAGGATCGCATGGGCCCGATGGAAGTCGGCCCTTATGGTGTGCTGCAACCGATCGCCGACGGACTCAAACTCTTCTTCAAAGAAGACATCATCCCGGCGGGAGCCAATAAATTCCTCTTTACCCTCGCACCGATTCTGGCCCTGGTACCGGCCATGATCGGATTTGCGGTGATTCCCTTCGGCCCGAGCCTGACCATCGAACTGTTCGGGATGCAGATTAAGCCGTTCGTGATCAGCGACATCAACATCGGCATCCTCTACATCCTGGCCTTTGCCTCGATCGGCGCCTACGGGATCATCCTGGGCGGCTGGTCCTCGAACAGCAAATATTCCCTCCTCGGCGGACTCCGTTCCGCCGCGCAGGTCATCAGCTACGAATTGTGCGTCGGCCTGGCGATCGTCGGTGTCATCCTGCTGTCCGGCTCGCTCAGCCTCGTGAAGATCACGGAAGCGCAGGCGGGAGGATTCTGGAACTGGTTCGTCATCGCCATGCCCTTCCCACAGATTTTCGCCTTCGTGGTCTACGTCATTTCCGCGGTTGCTGAGACGAACCGGGTGCCGTTCGACCTGCCGGAAGCGGAGAGCGAACTCGTGGCGGGCTTCTTCACCGAATACAGCGGCATGCGCTTCGCCTTCTTCTTCATCGCGGAATACGCCAACATGATTCTGGTGTCCTGTGTCGCGGCGGCGCTGTTCCTTGGCGGATGGAACGCGCCCTATCCGGGCACGATCCTGGGGCACATCGGCTTGGACAGTCTGGCCTGGATTGAAAACGTCGTGTGGTTTGCCGCAAAGGTCTACTTCTTCCTGTTCCTATTCTTCTGGCTGCGGGCGACCCTGCCCCGCCTGCGGTACGACCAACTGATGCGGTTCGGCTGGAAAGTGATGCTCCCGATTGCGTTGGGGAACATCGTCCTGACGGCCATTGCCGCCTATTTCTTTCCGCGGTAA